Below is a window of Desmonostoc muscorum LEGE 12446 DNA.
GCATCGGGAGAGTTTTACAGGTTTATTAACAAGGCTCATGAAACACCCCAACCACAAGATTTCTTATCTTGGCGACAAGAAAATCCAAATAAGGAATGTCCTGCGAGTATATCTGAATGTCAAGTCTGTGGTTTATCAATTCATTCATCATTGGATGATGCAAAAAATCTATCTCTGAGAATTCCGCGTTTTAAGAAGATGAAAATAGCTAAGGGTAGTTTGAGCGAGGAACTAGGAAGAATACAACATACTCCGTCAAGGAATGAAAAATCACATCATACTTGGTGGATACCAGAGAATACAGAACCTTATAAGGTGTTTGAGATAATTGATTTAAAACAACAAGATTCTAATAAAATATAAGTTATAAACATGAGTTTTTTGCCGGAACGAACAATACTAGGACAGCTTGAAATTATAGAAGTCTACGACTTTTATGATAAGCCAGTGTTGTTTTCCTGTAAAAATAAATCGGGATTAATTTTTATTGTAATTTGTGTAGATAGTTCTGATGTTGCTGAGATATGGTTATATGCTCCCATGTCTTCATCTAGATTTCAAAACCTAGCTCAGGGTAAATTTGAGCTTAGAGATATATTTAATAATACAGAAGATGGTTTTGTATATCATGTAGAAATCCCTTATGAAGAAGGGATGAATGTTGTTGTAAAAACTGTTAATTGCAATGAAATTCCAGATGAATATTTGCCAGGATTAGGGCAAGTTATTCAGGCTGAAGATAATTGCAATCATACTAATATTGAAACGGTTTCTATTCAAAAAAGAAGAGAAATAATTAATTTTGTTTTACAGTTTCCAGAGGAAGAGATTACAGAAGCTCCTGTGGGTGATTTAGGGTTAATTTTATCTTCATTACAAGAAACAATTGATGCTATCGGTCAAATCAAGCTAGGTAAATCAGAAAGCCACATAATACAACCAGAAGTAAAGCAAAAGACTCAAGTTGTTATGTCTGGTGTATTTAGTGGCTCATTTGGAATGCGCCTGGAAGGAACTGTATATGCAGAAGATAGTTTAGGTTTAGGAGAGTCTTTCTTAGGGCAATGCTTAAAAGAATTTATACAGTTAATAAATCTTGGGGCAAATACAGAGGAATTGCCAGCTAAATTAAATGTATTAAAAAAGAAAACAGCTTTTAAATATACTGAGTTTTTAACAGCTTTAACTAGAATTGGAATAAGTAAATTACACATAGATTGGGCTTCTCCTGGTCAAAAGGTACAAATGGGAGAAATAGAACAAGAAACTGTATTTAAAGTTCTTGATGTTATCAAGAATACTAAGTTAAGAGCAGAAACAGAAATTTGTGTAAATGTAAAATTGACTCAGATTAGTTACAGTAGTAAAACATTAACTTTACAAGAAGTCGGTTCTAAGAAAAAATACAAATGCTTGATAGCAGATTCGGCTATGAAAGATGTAGAAACTATTAGCAGAAATAGAGTTTATGTAGCCACTATTCAAGAGTATGTTATTGTATCTACTGTTCTGAATAAGGAAAAGCACGAATATGAATTATTAAGTTTAAAGTTAGAAGCAGAATCAGAAAATATATAAACTTGAGATCGTTGCTTTATTGCGTTAAATAATCTTTCATGCTGCAATTTCCTCTTTAGCAGTTTTAGGGGTGTCTGCGGTGAGTTCGCCAGTGAAGGCTTTTTGCAGGATCGATTGTTTGAGTTCATTGAGTGCAGTGATTTTTTGTGTGTAAATCGCTTCGAGACGTTGACTTTCAGTGGCTATCTCGTTAATGTTTGCAACAATAGCTTTTTGCTCTGAAAATTTAGGAAAACTAATTGTGATTGATGAAAGCCCCTGTTGGTTAAGACTACTAATGCTAATTCCGCCACCACTTTCTATTAGCTGTTTTCGGATATGCCTAGATTTTAGAGAGTAGACTATAAACTGGGGATAAATATTCTCACTTTCTATGCGAATTCTAATTGTGAAGCCAGAGTGTGAGGTTTTTTGAGATAGATCACCTGCTAGTACACAACGCCCTATTAATTCTTTATTGCCATTGGAACGAACAGTTAATATATCTCCTTTGCGAAGGATATCTATTTCCTTTAACTCTGCATCTATGGTCACGGAATCTAATTGATCTTCCTGAATCCAAAAATAGTTTTGAAAATCTTTAACGCCGACAATCTTGATTGACTCACCTTTACTACTTTTTGTGAAGTTTAGACCATTTCTAAAAGTTGCTATATCTCCTAACTTTTTCTCTGTCCACCCTTTGCCTTTCTTGGTAAAGATGGCGTTTAGATAGCTTTCAAATAGTTCGCTGGCATTGGTGAGGTTTTTTTCGGTGTTTGCGATCGCTCTATCAATCCCCTCAAACGCCTCATTCAGATTATCTGCTATAGCTTTTTGCTCAACTATAGTTGGAGGGAATCGAATTGATATAGCACCTAATTTATTTGGAGATGTATGTCGAACTTTAACTCCTGAAGCACTACTTTGAACTGCTGCTCTAAATTCTTGAGTGTTGAACAGATGAAAGAAAAAATCGTTATGCCAGTCAATTCCATCAAAAACTTGTACAAGTCCAAGACGTTGATTGTGTAGAAATCTGTTTGACTCAGGAACAATTAGAGGGCTGCCAAGAAGTCCAGGAGCTTGTTCTGTCATGGCGAAAAGGAAATCACCTTTCTTGAGAATAAAACCATTAGGAATTTTGCCAATATAATATTTTGTCTTTTCACCTTGCTCACGATATCCACCACTCTCATAGAAGGAGCCTGGTGTGAGTAATACATAATCAGATTCTTCAGAAGTAAAAAATTGGCTCTTAAAAGCAAACCCATGCTTTATCAAGCAAATCTCTCCTAATTTCTTTTCAATCCATCCTTTTGGTAATGTTTTACTATTCATTCTCAACGACATACCATTTCCCCAATTCCAGCCAAAATTTCTGCACTCTCCGCATCTAAAGCCGCAATTTCATCCAAAATTTCCTGCGGTTCTCGTAACTTCGATTCCTCAGTCTTATTCGGATTCTTCACCGACAAATCAAACGTCACCCGATCCACATCAGCAATATCCACCAGCCAAGACTTTTCCGACTCTGCAAAGGTAGCCTGAAACTCCACAAACTCGCGCAAATCCTCATCATTCAGCGCATTTGTTTTCCCCAAACTACGCCCCGGATCGAGTTGGTAATACCAAATTTTCTGAGTAGCCATCCCCTGAGTTAAAGGTTTTCCCTGAGAAAATAAAGGCATTCCCTGAACGGAGTCGAAGGGCTTTCCTTTCTCAAAAAACAGCACCACTGTTTTCACCCCCGCACCGATAAAAGTCCCACTCGGACAATCTAAAATGGTGTGCAAATTGCAACTACTCAAAAGCTCTTGACGCAATGCCCGCGAAGCATTGTCCGAATTTGACAGGAATGTATTTTTGATTACTACCGCAGCCCTACCGCCTATCTTCAGCATTTTGATGAAATGCTGCAAAAACAGAAACGCTGTTTCCCCAGTTTTAATCGGGAAATTCTGCTGTACTTCCTTGCGTTCCTTCCCCCCAAATGGCGGATTAGCCAAGATGACATCAAAACGATTCTTGTCTTGAATATCACTGAGATTTTCCGTCAGCGTGTTGGTGTGGATAATATTCGGCGCATCAATGCCATGCAAAATCATATTCATGATGGCAATCACATACGCCAAACTTTTCTTTTCTTTACCCGTAAACGTATGTTTTTGAAGAATCTCAAGCTCTTTTGTTGTCAGCTTACCCCGACGTAAATAGTCGTAACTCTCGCACAAAAACCCAGCCGAACCACAAGCCCCATCATAAATGCGATCGCCAATCTTCGGCTTCACCACCTGAATCATTGCCCGAATCAACGGACGCGGCGTGTAATATTCCCCACCATTACGCCCTGCATTACCCATATTTTTGATTTTGGCTTCATAGAGATGCGATAGCTCGTGTTTCTCCTGTTGCGATCGAAACCGTAGCTCATCAATATATTCCAGCGCATCCCGTAAGCTGTAGCCGCTTTGAAACCTATTCTTAATCTCGCTAAAAATTTCCCCAATCTTGTATTCGATTGTATCTGGACTAGTAGCCCGTTGCTTAAAACTCTGTAAATATGGGAATAACTTGCGGTTGACATAATCAATCAGATCATCGCCAATCAGCGCATTATCATGATCCAATGTACCATCCGCTTTTTTCGGTGCTGCCCAAGATGACCAGCGATGCGCCTCATCAATAATAAATTCGTATGGCTTGCCAGCCAGTTCCGCCTCTAGCGCCCTTTCCTGCTCCAAATCATCCAAATACTTCAGAAACAGCAGCCAAGAGGTTTGCTCCGTGTAATCTAACTCTGTAGTACAACCCGCCTCTTTCCAGAGAACATCATCAATATTTTTAAAAGTTTGCTCAAACATTTAGCCTTACTGTGGGATTTTTAATATTAATAGCTTGGCTCAGATTTTGCACCTACAAGGTGAAATGAGCGTGCGATTAGTTAAGAATAAGGAACAAAAAGAGGATCTTACTGAGAAACAGCTATGTCGTCTACAAGGTGAGCGAACTAAGAGGGAAGCACTTAACCAAACCTTTCCTAATTATCCTAGTAAACCTCTGTATCAAGGTAAATCTAGTATTATCGTTGGTGTTAGTTTTGGACTAGATAAAGCAGCCACAGTAGCTGTGGTAGATGCTGCCAAAAAGAAAGTTTTAGCATATCCTAGCACTAAACAACTACTTGGTAAAAATTACAAGCTTCTCAATCGCCAGCGGAAAAAACAACAACGCCTATCTCACGAAGATCACAAAGCTCAGAAACGAAATGCACCCAATGATTTTGGTGAATTACATTTAGGTGATATGTCGATAGATTATTGGCTGATGCAATTATTGCGATCGCCAAAACCTATCAAGCAGGCAGCATAGTTATCCCAAAACTCCGCTATATACGTGAGCAAATCAGTAGTGAAATCCAATCCAGAGCAGAGTTGAAAGCAAATTTTTGTTGTTACTAGGTGAAATATTTGTTTGAATTAGGAGGGTTGAAAGCCGCACTTCGTTCGGGAGACTGCCGACACTGTGCATAGTCAGATCAATGCGACTTCAATTAGGAAAATCATCTCTAGAAAAATTATGACAAATAATTTGTCGTTTTAGACTTTTTGACAAATAATGTGTCGTCACAGACAAATAATTTGTCGCTCTACACAAATCGGGATGACTGGATTCGAACCAGCGGCCCCTTCGTCCCGAACGAAGTGCGCTACCAAGCTGCGCCACATCCCGCCATAAAAACGGCACTATAAAACCAAAATATCACAACCCGTGGCAAATGACAAAATTACATCTATATATAATCAATTCACCAAAGGCTTTGCTTGCTAACATTAAATTTGTATAACTTTAGTGGTCAAAGCGGATTGTGACTGTAAAACCAGACTGGTTGCGGGTGAAAGCACCTGGGCGTGAGCGCATCGGTAACGTTAAAGACATTTTGCGGGATTTAGCTCTCAATACAGTTTGCGAGGAAGCGTCCTGTCCGAATATTGGTGAATGCTTCAACGCTGGTACTGCCACGTTTTTGATTATGGGACCGGCTTGTACACGCGCTTGTCCCTACTGCGATATTGATTTTGAGAAAAAACCCAAACCATTAGACCCCACCGAACCTGCACGACTAGCGGAAGCTGTTCGCCGCATGAAACTTAATCATGTGGTAATCACTTCTGTAAACCGAGATGATTTGCCAGATGGTGGCGCATCTCAATTTGTGGGGTGTATTGATGCAGTTCGTAACGTCTCACCCAACACCACAATTGAAGTGCTAATTCCTGACTTGTGCGGTAATTGGAATGCTTTAGAGTTGATTCTCCAAGCTGCACCAGAGGTGTTAAACCATAACACGGAAACCATCCCCCGTTTGTATCGCCGGGTGCGTCCCCAAGGAAATTACGATCGCACATTAGAATTATTGCAGCGAACTCGCCAACTTTCTCCTAGCACCTACACTAAATCCGGTATCATGGTTGGACTCGGTGAAACTGACGCCGAAATCCGTCAAGTCATGCAAGACTTGCGATCTGTAGATTGCGACATTTTAACAATTGGGCAATACCTCCAACCCAGTCAAAAACACCTGAAAGTAAATGATTTTATCCACCCAGAACAATTTGCTGCTTGGAAGGCATTCGGCGAAGAAATAGGATTTTTACAAGTTGTTTCTTCACCATTGACAAGAAGCTCATATCATGCAGAACAAGTCAGGGAATTAATGGAACGTAATCCCCGCAGTCAATTTTAGATTTTAGATTTTAGATTTTAGATTGGTGAGTGAAGAGATGGAGAAATGGGGAGTTTGTAGAGACGCGATTCATCGCGTCTGTATGGGAATGGGGAGTGTGAAAGAAAAATTTTTATCTTTCCTTGTGGGCGCAACTCATGGAGTCTCTTGAGTGATGACTAATCCAAAATCCGAAATCCAAAATCCAAAATCCGTTGCCATTCTGGGTGCGGGTGCTTGGGGTACGGCGCTGGCAAATCTAGCAGCGGCCAATGGCCATGAGGTGCGTGTCTGGTCGCGTCACGGTTCCCAAACTCTCGAAGCAGTAGTCAAAGATGTCCACATAATCCTGTCAGCTATCTCCATGACAGGTGTCAGGGATGTTGCTTCTCAAGTCCACTCTTTCCCTCTTTCTCCAGAGACAATTTTTGTCACAGCAACCAAAGGCTTAGACCCCCAAACCACCTGTACGCCGTCGCAAATTTGGCAAACAATATTCCCTAACCATGCAGTAGTTGTTCTGTCAGGGCCGAATTTATCTAAAGAAATTCAAATGCAATTACCAGCAGCAACTGTGGTAGCCAGTAATATCCCCACGGCTGCTGAGCTAGTGCAGTTAGTATTTTCCTCACATCGTTTCCGGGTATATACCAATTCAGATCCCCTTGGTGTGGAACTAGGGGGAACTTTGAAAAATGTGATTGCGATCGCCGCTGGTGTGTGCGATGGTTTACAACTAGGAACCAATGCCAAAGCTGCTTTAGTCACCCGTGGACTTACAGAAATAATTCGCGTCGGTAACAACTGGGGCGCAAAGACGGGAACATTTTATGGTTTATCGGGTCTAGGAGATCTGTTAGCAACCTGCAACAGTCCCTTAAGTCGCAATTACCAAGTCGGCTATCAGCTAGCTGGTGGTAAGACACTTACAGAAATTCTCACAAATTTACAAGGAACCGCTGAGGGAGTTAACACTTGTCGGGTTTTGATACAACGAGCCAAGCAACAAAACATTGCTGTGCCAATTACCGAGCAAGTTTATCACCTACTTCAGGGTCAAATCACACCCCGACAAGCACTTGATGAACTAATGTTACGAGATATCAAGCCTGAGTATAACTACTAGTGGTTTGAGATGAGGACACGGGGACACGGAGACGCGGGGACACGGGGACACGGAGACCTTGGAACAGGCGGAATTTATCACGAACACTCTCCGCGTTCCCAGGTCTTCTTCCCTCCCCGCGTCAGAGCGTCTCCCACTCCCCGCGTCTTCTTCCCCCTCCGCCACTAATCAGTTCTATCTGATCTATTAGTTAAACTTATTACCAAATAATCCTGAGAAAAAATTGGTAAATCGTCAGGATATTACTTTGGTAGCCATGTAAATGTGACTATGACAATTATAAACAAGATATTCACTGAATTATGTTTATACCGCGTTACAAAAGTAACTATCAAAAACCATCAAATTTGAAATCTTAACTAAGTAGTTTAGATATTGAAAGCCTCGCTGCACAATTGAATAGCTATTGGTTCAATTAGAAGCTTAGCAGCCGATTAAGTTCAGTAATACTGTATCCAATCAAACCATTCCATTGAATTTCTCAAAAAAATTGTAATGGAATTCTCTACCGTGTTAGTTCATCGTGAATCACGGGAACAATAGCAACAGTTGAATAGCTGACCGTAATCTTAAAGCTGACCCTAATCTATTGTTACCTGGAGCCATTGAGACGTTTTATGCCAGCAACATCTTTTTATGCAGATGCCGCCTACAATACCCAAAAGTCCCGCCAGGTTTTGGACTCGGATCTCACGGTTGATGAAAGTGAGTTATCGGTAGATGATTTACAGGAGCTAGAAATGGCTTCTGTTGACCATACTAACTTTGCCGCTAGCGCTAACCGCCGTAGTACAGATCTTGTACGTCTATATCTTCAGGAAATCGGTCGGGTTAGGTTGTTAGGTCGAGATGAAGAGGTTTCAGAAGCTCAAAAAGTTCAGCGCTACTTGCGGATGCGGATAGTACTTGCTAATGCCGCAAAGCAAGGAGATGAGGTAATTTCGCCTTATCAGAAGTTAATTGAAGTCCAAGAGCGTCTAACTTCCGAACTAGGACATCGCCCGTCTTTGGAAAGGTGGGCTGCCACTGCTGGTGTCATGGTATCGGATCTCAGACCGATTTTGGCAGATGGCAAACGTCGCTGGGCTGAAATCGCTAAGTTGACAGTAGAAGAGTTGGAGCAAGTTCAGTCCCAAGGACTCCAGGCAAAAGAACACATGATTAAGGCTAATCTTCGCCTGGTTGTGTCTGTTGCTAAGAAGTACCAAAATCGTGGTTTGGAATTGTTGGATTTAGTCCAAGAAGGTACTCTTGGTTTGGAGAGGGCTGTAGAAAAATTTGACCCAACTAAGGGTTATCGCTTCAGTACCTATGCTTACTGGTGGATTCGTCAGGGAATTACACGGGCGATCGCTACTTCTAGTCGCACAATCCGCCTACCTGTTCATATTACAGAAAAGTTAAACAAAATCAAAAAAGCCCAGCGCAAAATTGCTCAAGAAAAAGGTCGCACCCCGACTCTAGAGGATCTAGCTGCTGAGTTGGAAATGACACCTACACAAGTACGTGAAGTTTTGTTGCGGGTTCCTCGCTCCGTGTCTTTGGAAACCAAGGTAGGCAAGGATAAAGATACTGAGTTAGGAGAATTACTGGAAACTGACAATGTAACTCCAGAAGAAATGTTAATGCGAGAATCTTTACAAAAAGACTTGCATCATCTTCTCTCGGATTTGACTAGTCGGGAACGCGACGTAATTTTGATGCGATTTGGTTTGGCAGATGGTCATCCTTACTCTTTAGCAGAAATTGGCCGCGCTCTCGATTTATCCCGCGAACGAGTACGACAAATTGAATCCAAGGCTTTGCAAAAGCTACGCCAACCCAAGCGCCGGAACCTTATCCGCGATTATTTGGAGTCTCTAAGTTAGTCAATGGTTATTTGTCATTAGTCATCTGTTAGAAAGTCTGAGCGGAGGAAACCTCCGCTCAGATTTTGCGCTTTGTCATTTGAAAAATTTACCTGACAAGTTACTAGCGACAAATGACTGTATTTGATCCCCAGACATAAAACTTATTAGAAGCTTATAGCTAATTATTTGCATCTAAGCATACAGCACTTTCCCCAGACCTTTGTTCAGAATCTCTTGAAGGTGGGGATCAATTGTTAGCTGAGTTATTTATCAAGATTTGATTAATTTTTCTTGATCATTTAGTAAAGATTCTCAATAGGCAATGATTGTTGCAAATTGCTCCCAAGATTTGTTATATTCTCAACTAACAGGCTTTGTTGAGAAATATTAGCTATGACTGCTTACACAACTACTTCACTCAAGGCAGAACTGAACGAACGAGGCTGGCGTTTGACTCCCCAGCGCGAAACAATTTTACACATTTTTCAAGAACTTCCGCAAGGTGAACATTTGAGTGCGGAAGATCTTTATCATCGGTTAGAAACTGATGGTGAAGGGATCAGTCTGTCAACTATTTATCGGACTTTGAAGTTGATGGCCAGAATGGGGATTCTACGGGAATTAGAACTGGGTGAGGGACATAAGCATTATGAACTCAACCAGCCTTATCCCCATCACCACCATCACCTAATTTGTGTTCGCTGTAACTCAACCATTGAGTTTAAAAATGACTCAATTTTAAAAATTGGGGCAAAAACTGCTCAAAAAGAAGGTTTTCACTTACTTGACTGTCAAATGACCATCCATGCGGTGTGTCCCAAGTGCCAACGAGCGCTGATGCCGCTTTAGGATTTGGGTAGATAAAAAAACGAAACTACTCAAACTAACCAAATAAATGGAATTCTGAGCAGTTCCTTTCTTTGCTGTTACTGGAGGCAAGCAAGCAGTTGAGGACTGATACTAACAACACCAAAGCGGATGCTAGAAGCGTCCGCTCTTAAGATCCTTGAGGCTAATGCCGTAGAATTCCTGGGCTTGTTTAATTGCTTTTTTGGTGTCATCTGCCATCACACCGTTGAGCTTACCTTTATAAAAACCGCGCTCCCGTAATCGCGTTTGGATTTCCAGGACACTAAACTCGCTTTTAGGGGCAGTATTTATTGATCTGTATAACTTAGCTCTAGTAGTTGGGCCAGCAACCCCACTTGCTGCCAAGAAATTAGCTGCCTGAAATCTCTTGACAGCATCCGCAGTGTAGGGACCATAGTAGCCATTTGGCTCTCCCTCTAAATACCCTGCCTGAATTAGGTGTTCTTGAAGCAATCTAACTGGCTCACCGCGATCGCCAA
It encodes the following:
- a CDS encoding class I SAM-dependent DNA methyltransferase, with translation MFEQTFKNIDDVLWKEAGCTTELDYTEQTSWLLFLKYLDDLEQERALEAELAGKPYEFIIDEAHRWSSWAAPKKADGTLDHDNALIGDDLIDYVNRKLFPYLQSFKQRATSPDTIEYKIGEIFSEIKNRFQSGYSLRDALEYIDELRFRSQQEKHELSHLYEAKIKNMGNAGRNGGEYYTPRPLIRAMIQVVKPKIGDRIYDGACGSAGFLCESYDYLRRGKLTTKELEILQKHTFTGKEKKSLAYVIAIMNMILHGIDAPNIIHTNTLTENLSDIQDKNRFDVILANPPFGGKERKEVQQNFPIKTGETAFLFLQHFIKMLKIGGRAAVVIKNTFLSNSDNASRALRQELLSSCNLHTILDCPSGTFIGAGVKTVVLFFEKGKPFDSVQGMPLFSQGKPLTQGMATQKIWYYQLDPGRSLGKTNALNDEDLREFVEFQATFAESEKSWLVDIADVDRVTFDLSVKNPNKTEESKLREPQEILDEIAALDAESAEILAGIGEMVCR
- a CDS encoding Fur family transcriptional regulator, which gives rise to MTAYTTTSLKAELNERGWRLTPQRETILHIFQELPQGEHLSAEDLYHRLETDGEGISLSTIYRTLKLMARMGILRELELGEGHKHYELNQPYPHHHHHLICVRCNSTIEFKNDSILKIGAKTAQKEGFHLLDCQMTIHAVCPKCQRALMPL
- the sigC gene encoding RNA polymerase sigma factor SigC, with the protein product MPATSFYADAAYNTQKSRQVLDSDLTVDESELSVDDLQELEMASVDHTNFAASANRRSTDLVRLYLQEIGRVRLLGRDEEVSEAQKVQRYLRMRIVLANAAKQGDEVISPYQKLIEVQERLTSELGHRPSLERWAATAGVMVSDLRPILADGKRRWAEIAKLTVEELEQVQSQGLQAKEHMIKANLRLVVSVAKKYQNRGLELLDLVQEGTLGLERAVEKFDPTKGYRFSTYAYWWIRQGITRAIATSSRTIRLPVHITEKLNKIKKAQRKIAQEKGRTPTLEDLAAELEMTPTQVREVLLRVPRSVSLETKVGKDKDTELGELLETDNVTPEEMLMRESLQKDLHHLLSDLTSRERDVILMRFGLADGHPYSLAEIGRALDLSRERVRQIESKALQKLRQPKRRNLIRDYLESLS
- a CDS encoding NAD(P)H-dependent glycerol-3-phosphate dehydrogenase, which codes for MTNPKSEIQNPKSVAILGAGAWGTALANLAAANGHEVRVWSRHGSQTLEAVVKDVHIILSAISMTGVRDVASQVHSFPLSPETIFVTATKGLDPQTTCTPSQIWQTIFPNHAVVVLSGPNLSKEIQMQLPAATVVASNIPTAAELVQLVFSSHRFRVYTNSDPLGVELGGTLKNVIAIAAGVCDGLQLGTNAKAALVTRGLTEIIRVGNNWGAKTGTFYGLSGLGDLLATCNSPLSRNYQVGYQLAGGKTLTEILTNLQGTAEGVNTCRVLIQRAKQQNIAVPITEQVYHLLQGQITPRQALDELMLRDIKPEYNY
- the lipA gene encoding lipoyl synthase, which encodes MTVKPDWLRVKAPGRERIGNVKDILRDLALNTVCEEASCPNIGECFNAGTATFLIMGPACTRACPYCDIDFEKKPKPLDPTEPARLAEAVRRMKLNHVVITSVNRDDLPDGGASQFVGCIDAVRNVSPNTTIEVLIPDLCGNWNALELILQAAPEVLNHNTETIPRLYRRVRPQGNYDRTLELLQRTRQLSPSTYTKSGIMVGLGETDAEIRQVMQDLRSVDCDILTIGQYLQPSQKHLKVNDFIHPEQFAAWKAFGEEIGFLQVVSSPLTRSSYHAEQVRELMERNPRSQF
- a CDS encoding restriction endonuclease subunit S → MSLRMNSKTLPKGWIEKKLGEICLIKHGFAFKSQFFTSEESDYVLLTPGSFYESGGYREQGEKTKYYIGKIPNGFILKKGDFLFAMTEQAPGLLGSPLIVPESNRFLHNQRLGLVQVFDGIDWHNDFFFHLFNTQEFRAAVQSSASGVKVRHTSPNKLGAISIRFPPTIVEQKAIADNLNEAFEGIDRAIANTEKNLTNASELFESYLNAIFTKKGKGWTEKKLGDIATFRNGLNFTKSSKGESIKIVGVKDFQNYFWIQEDQLDSVTIDAELKEIDILRKGDILTVRSNGNKELIGRCVLAGDLSQKTSHSGFTIRIRIESENIYPQFIVYSLKSRHIRKQLIESGGGISISSLNQQGLSSITISFPKFSEQKAIVANINEIATESQRLEAIYTQKITALNELKQSILQKAFTGELTADTPKTAKEEIAA
- a CDS encoding DUF6575 domain-containing protein, whose translation is MSFLPERTILGQLEIIEVYDFYDKPVLFSCKNKSGLIFIVICVDSSDVAEIWLYAPMSSSRFQNLAQGKFELRDIFNNTEDGFVYHVEIPYEEGMNVVVKTVNCNEIPDEYLPGLGQVIQAEDNCNHTNIETVSIQKRREIINFVLQFPEEEITEAPVGDLGLILSSLQETIDAIGQIKLGKSESHIIQPEVKQKTQVVMSGVFSGSFGMRLEGTVYAEDSLGLGESFLGQCLKEFIQLINLGANTEELPAKLNVLKKKTAFKYTEFLTALTRIGISKLHIDWASPGQKVQMGEIEQETVFKVLDVIKNTKLRAETEICVNVKLTQISYSSKTLTLQEVGSKKKYKCLIADSAMKDVETISRNRVYVATIQEYVIVSTVLNKEKHEYELLSLKLEAESENI